The stretch of DNA TCTGAGAGACCACCCCAGGTATTTACATACAAGAGAAAACACCTTCAATGTACGTACATAATGCATGCAGGACAGGCATCAggcctctgcagctgcctgcacaacACAACCCCTAGATCACAGCCCCGGCCAAGAGATCCCCCAGCTCAAGCCCCCACAAGAGGGCAGGACAAGCCGCCATTAAATAAGGAGCTGAGAAAGAGCTAACTGCTCCCACCAGAACTGAGCCGATGCCACGAGTGACAAGGCAGAACTGAAGAGGCTTTTCAAGGTGACCAGTTCAAAGCACCAGAGGCAAACCTctcaacacaaaacaaacagaaaaaaaaaaaaaaaccccacccttcTTTAAGCAGAAATTCAAAGGGTGTTTATCTGTGAGACAACCCCCAAACACAGGCCAGAACAGATTCCTACATGCAATGTTCTGTTCTTtcacagctggagcagccagCATCGTCTCTGTGCTCAAATACAAGGACACAACCCACCCCTGCCGAAGGGGGTCCGGGAGGCATGTTCACCCTTTTCTCCTCAGGAGGTTAACATGAGTGATGTGACAGCTGCAGTCTACACAGAGTAGCGAGGAAAGTGCAGTGCCCCACCGTGCACGTGGCTGCCGGGAGGCAAGCAGAGTTTGCCAGAgcttccccagcctccctgccagcagcggGCATGGGAAGAGGCCCAGGAATGGCCGATCCCAGAACCTGCCCACACCACcgcctctctcctccctccgcTCTCTGCGGCTCGCTCACGCTCACGCCCTCACCTCCGGTGTGATGGATCCGCAGAGCTGGCTGATGAGggtgagctggtgctgctctgtgttCCCTTGCATGATGGGGCTGCGGGTCCACATCTCTGCCATGATGCACCCTGCACCCCAGAGGTCAATGGGGGGACCATAGTCCCGCTCCCCTAAACAGAGATGTCGCGTTAGTCACCCAGGGGAACGAGAAGGACAGAGAAGCCGGCAGAGCCCATCACCTCCTACCTAGGAGCAGCTCTGGCGGCCGATACCACAGAGTCACCACCCGGTTGGTGTAGCGGTTTGGCTGGCTGTTCTTAGCCAGGCTGAAAGCTCGAGCCAGCCCAAAGTCTGCAAGCTTCAGCACTCCGTCCCGTGTGATCAGGACATTCGCAGCTTTCATGTCTCGATGCAAGATCTGTACAAGGACAGACGCCAAAAGGTTAAGCCGTTAAGGTACCCTCCCTGGGCGCCTGGTGCCAGCACCTCCTtggtgccagcagctccagaggTGGAGGACAAGCAAGGACTTCCCTCCAGCCTGTGCTAAGACACCCACTCCTTGGAaagccacagaaagcagggtgacctcagagcacagcacagatCTGGCCGTTACCTTGTTCCTGTGGATGTAGTAAAGGCCGTTCAACAGCATCTGCATCACTTTCTTGATCTCTGAGAGCGTGAACTTGACATGGGCATTGCTGAGAAGGCCAGCCAGGTCGTGCTCGCAGAAGTCAAACACAAGGTAGATGCTGCCCTTGCAGCGGTTGTATGGAGAGGCTACGGGAGAAGCAAGGAGGGACCGTCAGTGAGGGACCCTTaaccccagcacagctcctcctggccTCCAGCCACCCTGCCGCTCATACATACAGCGCTCACTAGGCAAAACCTCAGGGCACAGGCACACAGAGAACCAGAAACAGCCTGCAGGCCCCAAGACCCACAACCAGCAACAGAAGAACAGAGGATGAGGAGCAGAGTCGTGAATGTGATCAGACAGGCAAGGCAAGGGCACGAAAATCTTTGAAAGCTTCGTTTTGTATTGCTCTGTGCGCATAACGGCTGTGGGGTTTCCTCCCTGCAAGCCACGGCTGGCAGGTGCACATACCACTAGCTGCCAGCCAAGCACTACCACCAATCGCGTCAGTGATAACGGAGACGCCCGCAAAGGCAGCcccaggaaaaatgcagaaacgGAGAAAAATCTGTCTAACAGAGTATTAGAAAGCGGGGGTTTCTGCAGCCTCAAACATCATCTGTGAAAATGGGCTGCTCTGGATCAAAGGGATTTCAAACTCCAACTCCAATTGCAATTTAAAGTCACTAACAGGAAGCCTCAAATGAAGCAGTCTATTTCAATCTCGTTCCTAGAGCACACATGcaaaacattgaaaagaaaGCTGACTTTCATCAGCTGTAATCAGCAAAACTTGCCGATCAGCAGCTCCTACTGGACAATGACAGCTAAGCTCAGCCCTCACAGAAACGCACCACTCTGCCagccagcagggtgcctgcCATACGAGGTTTGCAATTCCTTACACACATATGGCCCCTACCACACCTTTCCCACCTAAAAAGAGAGGCGCTTAAAAGTTTGAGAACAGCACATGCAATATCTCTGCTTTACTGGAAACTGAGGTCAAAGTAGATCTGGGTGAAAACTGGaattcaaacaaaacacaaacgACCGATATggctacaaaaatatttaccttgGGTACACCAGCCATGCAACCACCACAACTTGTTTCATCACACAGTGAATTCAAAACTAACTTGTCAGTGTTTCGACTCATACCTGTTCGGAGGACTATAATCTACGTGCCGTAGAGGACTAGAGTAACTTCAAGCTCCTGGTCCTGGGCCAAACACTTCTACCAGTTCAGtgaacttttaaaaacacatcatCACCAGATACCTGCCACTTTCGTTTTTATTTCATGGCAGTGACTGAATATAGAGAATGGCAGGCTTGAACATCAGCTGTCactttcaaaagtattttttacaatACAAATCCACAGAAGAGAAGGACGTATAAAAGCTAccaagtgttttaaaacaacttcACTGGAAACGGAGCCAGGCCAAGCGCACTGAGCGTGCCAGTCACGCAGCAGGGGAACACCACGTGAGGTAGAAGCGAGGAGGTGGAAGAGCAGCTCAGGGCCACCCCGAGTGGAGTCCCAGCTCTCACAGCACGAGCAGTCACTGCCATCCACAGCAAGCCAAGCAAGTCTCCAGCTGGAGCTGTTATCatcagcacagagctgccacaAACCATCGCAAGCCAACCGAGAGGGACAGCTAGAGGTCCCGACAGGAGGGAACTGGCTGTGCACAGCTCCGGCCTCAAAACCCTCTGCTTCAAAGTCTCTCCAGCGTGGGTTTATCTCAAGCCTCTCAGGAGTTTTCCAATAGGGGCAGCATCCATTGCCACAGCACACCCATAGCCCAGCAGCACTGACCGCAGCTTTTTCCAGCCAAGGTGCAGCAACACCCTAACTCTATAAGAAACTGTTTTCCAAGAGGAGCGTACCATCACCCCTCGCATCACAGGCAGCGACAGAGGCCTATGCTGAGCTAGAGGACCCCACTCCCAGCACAAAACACCAGCCCGCTCAGCAGAGAAGgagggctgaaaaaaaaagctggcagCCAGCCCAAGAGAGAACCCCGCAAGCTACCTTTGGTCCTGCAGATTTCTATGAGGTTCACCACGTTCTCATGTTTGAGCAGCTGGAGGATTTTAATCTCTCGCaaggctgtgatggggaactggaaaggagaaagaaaggacGGGGATTAGGGCTGCGTGAGACCAGGCCACCCCTGCCTAGAGAACAGGAGACACGCGACCACGGCAGCTCGGCAGGGGACCTGCTTGAGCAGCACTGTCACAGGTCACTGAAGGCCGATcagagctttaaaataaaacacccaCACCGGTACTGCGCACATTTCTTTACCATCAGGGCACCACTGCGGAGGGACATTCCTTCACAACAGAGTGGTTGTGTGGTGCTGAGGCAGGCATGCAGGcacccc from Falco biarmicus isolate bFalBia1 chromosome 9, bFalBia1.pri, whole genome shotgun sequence encodes:
- the CDK9 gene encoding cyclin-dependent kinase 9 isoform X1, with product MAKRYDMAECPFCDEVSKYEKLAKIGQGTFGEVFKAKHRQTGKRVALKKVLMENEKEGVTAAAWRQKGFPITALREIKILQLLKHENVVNLIEICRTKASPYNRCKGSIYLVFDFCEHDLAGLLSNAHVKFTLSEIKKVMQMLLNGLYYIHRNKILHRDMKAANVLITRDGVLKLADFGLARAFSLAKNSQPNRYTNRVVTLWYRPPELLLGERDYGPPIDLWGAGCIMAEMWTRSPIMQGNTEQHQLTLISQLCGSITPEAWPNVDKYELYQKLDLPKGQKRKVKDRLKAYVKDPYALDLIDKLLVLDPAQRIDSDDALNHDFFWSDPMPSDLKNMLSTHNQSMFEYLAPPRRRGGHMPQQPANQSRNPAATNQTEFDRVF
- the CDK9 gene encoding cyclin-dependent kinase 9 isoform X2, with the protein product MAKRYDMAECPFCDEVSKYEKLAKIGQGTFGEVFKAKHRQTGKRVALKKVLMENEKEGFPITALREIKILQLLKHENVVNLIEICRTKASPYNRCKGSIYLVFDFCEHDLAGLLSNAHVKFTLSEIKKVMQMLLNGLYYIHRNKILHRDMKAANVLITRDGVLKLADFGLARAFSLAKNSQPNRYTNRVVTLWYRPPELLLGERDYGPPIDLWGAGCIMAEMWTRSPIMQGNTEQHQLTLISQLCGSITPEAWPNVDKYELYQKLDLPKGQKRKVKDRLKAYVKDPYALDLIDKLLVLDPAQRIDSDDALNHDFFWSDPMPSDLKNMLSTHNQSMFEYLAPPRRRGGHMPQQPANQSRNPAATNQTEFDRVF